The proteins below are encoded in one region of Pseudonocardia sp. DSM 110487:
- a CDS encoding YciI family protein yields the protein MSLFAVFYTYADGSDDKRDEHRPAHRAFLRELHEAGKLKVCGPWGPEQPPGGMLIFEGESAAEIGELLDRDPFAEVGVVAERSIKSWGIVIGELG from the coding sequence TTGAGCCTGTTCGCCGTGTTCTACACCTATGCCGATGGTTCGGACGACAAGCGGGACGAGCACCGGCCCGCACACCGGGCGTTCCTGCGGGAGCTGCACGAGGCCGGCAAGCTGAAGGTGTGTGGGCCGTGGGGTCCGGAGCAGCCACCTGGCGGGATGCTGATCTTCGAAGGCGAGAGCGCGGCCGAGATCGGCGAGCTGCTCGACCGCGACCCGTTCGCGGAGGTCGGCGTGGTCGCGGAACGCTCGATCAAGTCCTGGGGCATCGTCATCGGCGAGCTCGGCTGA
- a CDS encoding Nramp family divalent metal transporter — MATPETTEFLTYPEPPGKLRRRLTLVTALSVLGPGAIVASANIGTGEMVFAARGGALFGYALLWAFLVSAAAKAALAYSFNRYTVVTGEHPMARWATLFRGPRGWFTLLMGVVSIAAIPSWVGGLGVALGDLMATITAVGTGALWASGLIVLSGLLSWFGGYERMERAQTVIVGFMLLAIAISVVVLQPDWLAALAGLLPTVPEYNAWVPGAYPEVAERPVWLELAVYLGAVGGGTYDYIGYAGMLREKRWGMLGRSDQAGLAERLAALPRGARLPLSEDAEQVARGRAWSRAPLGDTALSFVAIVVFACMFMINGASLLAEQQQIPEGNDTLTYQAQFLTAVHPTLQYLYYVAVFFAFFGSLYAFWELYTYTAYETLSPVFGRLRRTGQRALRPWMYGYILLASLALVWTVGELVVIVTPASVLGGLLTSGLFCLAILWTERKVLPPAYRLTTAGRWWVLLSGILLTVLGVVSTWQLFA; from the coding sequence ATGGCGACGCCCGAGACAACGGAGTTCCTCACCTACCCGGAGCCACCGGGGAAACTGCGGCGCAGGCTCACCCTGGTCACCGCCCTGTCCGTGCTGGGGCCGGGCGCGATCGTCGCGTCGGCGAACATCGGCACCGGCGAGATGGTGTTCGCCGCGCGCGGCGGCGCCCTGTTCGGATACGCGCTGCTGTGGGCGTTTCTCGTCTCGGCGGCGGCCAAGGCGGCGCTCGCCTACTCGTTCAACCGGTACACCGTGGTCACCGGCGAGCACCCGATGGCGCGCTGGGCCACGCTGTTCCGCGGCCCGCGCGGCTGGTTCACGCTGCTCATGGGCGTGGTCTCGATCGCGGCCATCCCGTCGTGGGTGGGCGGGCTCGGGGTCGCGCTCGGCGACCTGATGGCCACGATCACCGCGGTCGGAACGGGGGCGCTGTGGGCCAGCGGCCTGATCGTGCTGTCCGGCCTGCTGTCCTGGTTCGGCGGCTACGAGCGCATGGAACGCGCGCAGACCGTGATCGTCGGGTTCATGCTGCTGGCCATCGCGATCAGCGTCGTCGTGCTGCAGCCGGACTGGCTCGCCGCGCTGGCCGGGCTGCTGCCGACCGTGCCGGAGTACAACGCATGGGTGCCAGGCGCCTACCCGGAGGTCGCCGAGCGCCCCGTGTGGCTGGAGCTCGCCGTGTACCTGGGGGCCGTCGGCGGCGGCACGTACGACTACATCGGCTACGCCGGCATGCTGCGCGAGAAGCGCTGGGGCATGCTCGGGCGCTCCGACCAGGCCGGGCTCGCCGAGCGGCTCGCGGCCCTGCCCCGCGGGGCCCGGCTGCCGCTGTCGGAGGACGCGGAGCAGGTGGCCCGCGGTCGGGCATGGAGCCGAGCGCCGCTGGGCGACACGGCGCTGTCGTTCGTCGCGATCGTGGTGTTCGCTTGCATGTTCATGATCAACGGCGCCTCCCTGCTGGCCGAACAGCAGCAGATCCCCGAGGGCAACGACACCCTCACCTACCAGGCCCAGTTCCTCACGGCCGTGCACCCGACGCTCCAGTACCTCTACTACGTCGCGGTCTTCTTCGCGTTCTTCGGCTCGCTGTACGCGTTCTGGGAGCTCTACACGTACACGGCGTACGAGACCCTCTCGCCGGTGTTCGGCCGGCTGCGCCGTACCGGGCAGCGTGCCCTGCGGCCGTGGATGTACGGCTACATCCTCCTCGCCAGCCTCGCGCTGGTGTGGACGGTCGGCGAGCTGGTGGTGATCGTGACGCCCGCCTCGGTGCTCGGCGGCCTGCTCACGTCGGGCCTGTTCTGCCTGGCGATCCTGTGGACCGAGCGGAAGGTCCTGCCGCCCGCCTATCGCCTCACGACGGCAGGCCGCTGGTGGGTGCTGCTGTCCGGGATCCTGCTGACGGTGCTGGGGGTGGTCTCGACATGGCAGCTGTTCGCCTGA
- the rpiB gene encoding ribose 5-phosphate isomerase B yields the protein MKIVLGNDHAGFPLKEHVRSVLEGLGHEVLDVGPNGTDPVDFPDVAKAVSAPVRAGEADRGVLVCGTGVGAAIAANKIAGIRATVAHDTYTARQAVEHDDVNVVCLGAWLVGPAIATQVLEEFLAARFSTDPAFRRRVQMLNEMEREMTSDPA from the coding sequence ATGAAGATCGTCCTCGGCAACGACCACGCCGGATTCCCGCTCAAGGAGCACGTGCGCTCCGTGCTCGAAGGGCTGGGGCACGAGGTGCTGGACGTCGGCCCGAACGGCACCGACCCGGTGGACTTCCCGGACGTCGCCAAGGCCGTGAGCGCACCGGTGCGGGCGGGCGAGGCCGACCGGGGCGTGCTGGTGTGCGGCACGGGCGTCGGCGCCGCGATCGCTGCGAACAAGATCGCCGGCATCCGCGCGACCGTCGCCCACGACACCTACACCGCCCGGCAAGCCGTCGAGCACGACGACGTCAACGTCGTGTGCCTCGGCGCGTGGCTGGTGGGCCCCGCGATCGCCACGCAGGTCCTCGAGGAGTTCCTCGCCGCGCGCTTCAGCACCGACCCGGCCTTCCGGCGCCGCGTGCAGATGCTGAACGAGATGGAACGCGAGATGACGTCCGACCCCGCCTGA
- a CDS encoding GntR family transcriptional regulator, translating to MSERIAAPPSITHLAADAMRKMIFAGELRPGDRVVESQVAGALGVSKPPLREALRVLEQEGLVVRSPRRGVVVTPLTLHDVYEILTLRHDLERLAVDLGVPCRAPERIARCREAYAALERAAGAGDEAAVIERGFAFHLAVVGLAGHSRLEDAYRSLALQMRLCMVMNRRVRSVHEPLVGDARRHRRILELVEAGDPVAVHHELAHHGDRSFLLDADETFPGGSPESLAWLEQMRGGA from the coding sequence ATGTCGGAGCGCATCGCGGCACCGCCGAGCATCACCCACCTCGCCGCCGACGCCATGCGCAAGATGATCTTCGCAGGTGAGCTGCGGCCAGGGGACCGCGTCGTGGAGAGCCAGGTGGCAGGCGCGCTGGGCGTGAGCAAGCCGCCGTTGCGGGAGGCCCTGCGCGTGCTGGAGCAGGAGGGGCTCGTCGTGCGCTCCCCGCGCCGCGGGGTGGTGGTGACCCCGCTGACCCTGCACGACGTCTACGAGATCCTCACGCTCCGGCACGACCTCGAGCGCCTCGCCGTCGATCTCGGGGTGCCGTGCCGCGCGCCAGAGCGCATCGCTCGCTGCCGCGAGGCGTACGCGGCGCTGGAGCGGGCGGCCGGTGCGGGCGACGAGGCCGCGGTGATCGAGCGCGGCTTTGCGTTCCACCTCGCCGTGGTTGGGCTCGCCGGGCACAGCAGGCTGGAGGACGCCTACCGGTCGCTTGCGCTCCAGATGCGCCTCTGCATGGTGATGAACCGCCGCGTCCGCAGCGTCCACGAGCCGCTCGTCGGGGACGCGCGGCGGCACCGCCGGATCCTCGAGCTCGTCGAGGCGGGCGACCCGGTCGCGGTGCACCACGAGCTCGCCCACCACGGCGACCGCAGCTTCCTGCTCGATGCGGACGAGACGTTCCCCGGCGGCTCGCCCGAGTCGCTGGCCTGGCTCGAGCAGATGCGCGGAGGCGCCTGA